A single genomic interval of Megalobrama amblycephala isolate DHTTF-2021 linkage group LG17, ASM1881202v1, whole genome shotgun sequence harbors:
- the elovl8a gene encoding ELOVL fatty acid elongase 8a has protein sequence MVSVSPSTWQRLRILYQWVLENGDKRTDGWLLVYSPLPVGGIFVCYLVIIWLGPKLMACREPVNIKTLLVIYNFSMVCLSAYMFYEFTASSWLANYSLLCQPVDYSENPLAMRMARVCWWFYFSKVIELTDTMFFILRKKNNQLTFLHVYHHGTMIFNWWAGVKYVAGGQSFLIGLINSFVHVVMYMYYGLAALGPQIQKYLWWKRYLTSLQLLQFFIVTIHTAFNLYADCDFPDSMNMVVLGYSLSLIALFSNFYYQSYLSKKTKMT, from the exons ATG GTGTCCGTATCACCGTCGACATGGCAAAGGCTCCGGATACTTTACCAATGGGTCCTAGAAAACGGAG ACAAGAGGACAGATGGATGGCTATTGGTTTACTCTCCTTTGCCTGTCGGTGGCATCTTCGTGTGTTACCTTGTCATAATTTGGCTTGGCCCCAAACTGATGGCTTGTAGAGAACCAGTCAACATCAAAACTCTTCTCGttatttacaatttttctaTGGTGTGCCTTTCCGCTTATATGTTTTATGAG TTCACAGCATCATCTTGGTTGGCAAATTACAGCTTGCTGTGTCAGCCTGTGGACTACTCTGAAAACCCCCTTGCAATGCGG ATGGCCAGAGTGTGCTGGTGGTTTTACTTCTCTAAAGTTATTGAACTTACTGATACT ATGTTCTTCATTCTGAGGAAGAAGAACAATCAACTGACCTTTTTGCATGTGTATCATCACGGCACCATGATTTTCAACTGGTGGGCAGGGGTCAAGTATGTTGCGGGAGGGCAGT CATTCCTCATTGGCCTCATAAACTCTTTTGTGCATGTGGTGATGTATATGTACTATGGCCTGGCAGCACTGGGCCCCCAGATTCAGAAATACTTGTGGTGGAAACGCTACCTCACTTCTCTCCAGCTG CTCCAGTTCTTTATTGTGACCATTCACACCGCGTTCAACCTCTATGCTGACTGTGACTTCCCTGACTCCATGAATATGGTGGTTCTCGGTTACTCTCTAAGCCTAATCGCTTTGTTTAGTAACTTTTATTATCAGAGCTACCTTTCCAAGAAGACCAAGATGACATGA